The following proteins come from a genomic window of Candidatus Bathyarchaeia archaeon:
- the gcvH gene encoding glycine cleavage system protein GcvH has translation MKVDGYEIPDGLYYSREHEWVKVEGDLCRVGITDYAQAVLHDIVYVELPKVGSRVSQMQQLGTVESVKAVSEIYSPISGEVVEVNGELSKRPELVNESPYGEGWIAIIKPSSLEADLRNLMDPEGYSRLLRDLLKK, from the coding sequence TATTCAAGGGAGCACGAATGGGTAAAGGTGGAAGGGGATCTTTGCAGGGTTGGCATAACCGATTACGCCCAAGCGGTATTGCATGATATAGTTTATGTGGAATTGCCGAAGGTCGGATCGAGGGTCTCCCAGATGCAACAGCTTGGAACGGTCGAATCCGTAAAGGCCGTATCGGAGATATATTCCCCCATATCCGGCGAGGTAGTGGAGGTCAACGGGGAGCTATCCAAGCGCCCCGAGCTCGTGAATGAAAGCCCCTACGGGGAGGGATGGATCGCTATAATAAAGCCGTCGAGCTTGGAAGCGGATCTGAGGAACTTAATGGATCCGGAAGGATATTCGAGACTCCTCCGCGATCTCCTCAAGAAATGA
- a CDS encoding 30S ribosomal protein S19 has product MVKQFTYRGLSLEQLLEVSMDDFIKMLPSRQRRSLLRGLTEEQRKLLKKIREARAKGERSVKTHCRDMIILPEMVGFTVLVHNGKEFVPVEVRPEMIGHYLGEFAITNKKVVHGAPGIGASRSSMYVPLK; this is encoded by the coding sequence ATGGTGAAGCAATTCACATATAGGGGCCTGAGCTTGGAGCAACTCCTAGAGGTTTCCATGGACGACTTCATAAAAATGCTCCCCTCTAGGCAGAGGAGGTCCCTCTTGAGAGGGCTCACGGAGGAGCAAAGGAAGCTCCTGAAGAAAATCAGGGAGGCTAGGGCCAAGGGCGAGAGGAGCGTCAAGACCCATTGCCGCGATATGATAATATTGCCCGAGATGGTTGGGTTCACGGTGCTCGTCCATAATGGGAAGGAGTTCGTCCCGGTGGAAGTGAGGCCCGAGATGATAGGCCACTACCTCGGGGAGTTCGCCATAACCAATAAGAAGGTCGTCCATGGCGCGCCCGGCATAGGGGCATCGAGGAGCTCGATGTACGTCCCGCTGAAGTGA
- a CDS encoding 50S ribosomal protein L2, translated as MGKRILVRRRGRGTSVFRAPTHKRVAPAQYPKLSERELEAGVKGKVEELLHEPGRGAPLARIELSNGQECYLVAPEGLFVGQEISIGGSSEIGIGEVRPLGKMPEGTLVCNMEMRPGDGGAMARSSGAYALVVAHTPFGTEVRLPSGKTKYLSDKCLAMVGVVAGGGRIEKPFVKAGNKWRLMRARGRKWPTSKATAMVAASHPFGGGRHKHAGKPKTVSRHAPPGRKVGLIAARRTGRGRKSRK; from the coding sequence ATGGGTAAAAGGATCCTCGTCAGGAGGAGGGGGAGGGGGACCTCAGTCTTCAGGGCCCCAACCCATAAGAGGGTTGCCCCAGCCCAATACCCAAAGCTATCCGAGAGAGAATTGGAGGCCGGGGTGAAGGGGAAGGTCGAGGAATTGCTCCATGAGCCGGGCAGGGGGGCGCCCTTGGCGAGGATCGAGTTATCGAACGGCCAAGAATGCTACCTAGTAGCCCCCGAAGGGCTATTCGTCGGCCAAGAGATCTCGATCGGGGGGAGCTCCGAGATCGGGATCGGGGAGGTGCGGCCCTTGGGCAAGATGCCCGAGGGGACCTTGGTATGCAACATGGAGATGAGGCCGGGGGACGGGGGCGCCATGGCAAGATCCTCCGGCGCATATGCATTGGTCGTGGCCCATACGCCCTTTGGCACCGAGGTCAGGCTCCCCTCCGGCAAGACGAAATACTTGAGCGATAAATGTTTGGCCATGGTGGGAGTTGTGGCCGGCGGGGGGAGGATAGAGAAACCATTCGTCAAGGCCGGCAATAAGTGGAGGCTCATGAGGGCCAGGGGGAGGAAATGGCCTACGAGCAAGGCCACGGCCATGGTGGCTGCCTCGCATCCGTTCGGAGGAGGAAGGCATAAGCACGCTGGGAAGCCCAAGACCGTGAGCCGCCACGCGCCGCCCGGGAGAAAGGTCGGCCTGATCGCCGCTAGGAGGACCGGGCGAGGGCGGAAGAGCAGGAAATAG
- a CDS encoding 50S ribosomal protein L23: MSERAQKTILYPLVSEDSVGLIEKENKITFVVDLRASKGDVKRAVEALYEVKVEKVNICITPQGIKKAFVKLSPEFKASELAVKLGIL, translated from the coding sequence TTGAGCGAAAGGGCGCAGAAGACCATACTCTACCCCTTGGTTTCCGAGGATTCCGTGGGCTTGATCGAGAAGGAGAACAAGATAACGTTCGTGGTGGATCTGAGGGCTTCGAAGGGCGATGTCAAGAGGGCCGTGGAGGCTTTATACGAGGTGAAGGTGGAAAAGGTAAACATATGCATAACCCCCCAAGGGATTAAGAAGGCCTTCGTCAAGCTAAGCCCAGAGTTCAAGGCCTCGGAGCTCGCGGTGAAGCTCGGGATACTCTGA
- the rpl4p gene encoding 50S ribosomal protein L4, with protein MRGVVIDLEGKPIRELELPKVFQTRYRPDLIRRAVVALQTHRLQPKGRDPMAGKRTSAESYGVGHGLSRVPRVKGERHPRAGAAAFAPGTVKGRLAHPPRAEKVIWKKINKKERKLALASAIAATGNKELVQGRGHITNGISNFPIIVSDEIQKLDRTSKVIQALKGIGVWQDVERVISRQKILPRGLRSRGRVKRIPKGPLIVVGNDEGIVKGARNIPGVDVMTLNKLNVEALAPGTHAGRLTLWSESAISGLEALFGGAMSH; from the coding sequence ATGAGGGGGGTCGTGATCGATCTCGAGGGGAAACCGATACGCGAATTGGAGCTACCGAAGGTATTCCAAACCAGATATAGGCCGGATCTAATAAGGAGGGCCGTCGTAGCCCTGCAAACCCATAGGCTTCAGCCCAAAGGCAGGGATCCGATGGCTGGGAAGAGGACGAGCGCTGAGTCCTATGGGGTCGGCCATGGCTTATCTAGGGTACCGAGGGTCAAGGGGGAGCGTCATCCGAGGGCGGGCGCGGCCGCCTTCGCCCCCGGGACCGTCAAGGGGAGGTTGGCCCATCCCCCTAGGGCCGAGAAGGTTATTTGGAAGAAGATAAACAAGAAGGAGCGGAAGCTCGCGCTGGCTTCTGCAATAGCCGCTACGGGCAATAAGGAATTGGTCCAAGGAAGGGGACATATAACGAATGGGATCTCGAATTTCCCGATAATCGTATCCGATGAGATTCAGAAGCTCGATAGGACCTCGAAGGTCATCCAAGCCCTCAAGGGAATCGGGGTCTGGCAAGATGTTGAGAGGGTCATATCTAGGCAAAAGATCTTGCCAAGGGGTTTGCGCTCGCGCGGGAGGGTGAAGAGGATCCCGAAAGGGCCCTTGATAGTTGTAGGAAACGATGAGGGAATAGTGAAGGGGGCTAGGAACATCCCCGGGGTCGATGTCATGACCCTCAATAAGTTGAACGTAGAGGCGTTAGCGCCGGGCACGCATGCCGGAAGGCTAACGCTTTGGTCGGAGTCCGCGATAAGCGGCTTGGAGGCATTGTTTGGGGGTGCCATGTCGCATTGA
- a CDS encoding 50S ribosomal protein L3 produces MGRRKKHSPKHGSLAYLPRGRASRWRARVRNWPDVKGEPRLLGFLAYKAGTAHTVIIDNREGSLTFGKEIVVPVTILDAPPMIACALRAYQLTENGLKAIGEAWSDKLPPEISRVMIPPKPDPRKLEVIERSIDKIHEVRVIMATQPRLTSIGKKSPDILEVKVGGGSPKEALEYAKGLLGKEVRISDVFQKGQYLDTLSITKGKGVQGPVKRWGIILKHHKSRKTRRQVGTLGPWNPSFVMYSVPRAGQMGFFQRTEYNKQVLELGTDGSKITPKGGFKHYGIIRGDFAIISGSTPGPVKRAVVLRYPMRAPEQAEPPRIEYISLMG; encoded by the coding sequence ATGGGAAGGAGGAAGAAGCATTCGCCGAAGCATGGATCCCTAGCGTACCTCCCAAGGGGAAGGGCGAGTAGGTGGAGGGCTAGGGTGAGGAATTGGCCCGATGTAAAGGGTGAGCCGCGCTTGTTGGGGTTTTTGGCCTATAAGGCGGGCACTGCCCATACGGTAATTATCGATAATAGGGAGGGGTCACTCACCTTTGGCAAGGAGATCGTCGTACCGGTAACCATCTTGGATGCTCCTCCCATGATCGCATGCGCCCTCAGGGCCTATCAACTCACCGAGAACGGTCTTAAGGCCATCGGCGAGGCATGGTCTGATAAATTGCCCCCGGAGATATCGAGGGTCATGATCCCCCCAAAGCCGGATCCGAGAAAGCTGGAGGTGATCGAGCGATCTATCGATAAAATACACGAGGTCAGGGTCATAATGGCCACGCAGCCGAGGCTGACCTCGATCGGTAAGAAGAGCCCGGACATACTGGAGGTGAAGGTGGGCGGGGGAAGCCCTAAGGAGGCCCTCGAATACGCGAAGGGCTTATTGGGCAAGGAGGTGAGAATATCCGATGTATTCCAAAAGGGCCAATACTTGGATACGCTATCCATAACCAAGGGCAAGGGGGTTCAAGGGCCGGTGAAGAGGTGGGGCATCATCCTGAAGCATCATAAATCGAGGAAGACTAGGAGGCAGGTTGGGACGCTTGGGCCGTGGAATCCCTCCTTCGTCATGTACTCAGTCCCGAGAGCTGGGCAGATGGGATTCTTCCAGAGGACCGAATATAATAAGCAGGTGCTCGAGCTCGGCACGGATGGATCCAAGATCACCCCGAAAGGGGGCTTCAAACATTATGGGATCATCAGGGGAGATTTTGCGATCATCTCCGGGAGCACCCCCGGCCCCGTGAAGAGGGCCGTGGTCCTTAGGTATCCCATGAGGGCCCCGGAGCAGGCGGAGCCACCGCGCATAGAATACATAAGCTTGATGGGCTAG
- a CDS encoding bifunctional phosphoglucose/phosphomannose isomerase — protein MGIPKGDRFGMGRVLEETPRYLMEAARELMEMGQIPEPKRIPGNVILAGLGGSAICGDLLINWLGEGARSPISISRNYFLPRYANEDSLVVAVSYSGNTAETIKQFLDAKRAGCQVAAISSGGKLEEICKSTGSPFLRVRAGFQPRAALPFMILSLAHLLKSYGVVEFSWREVESASSLLEALRRSIGIEAPDDRNEAKGLSKRLLGKFVSVYSAERMSGVARRFKDQLNENAKTPSKFETLPEALHNDVEAPWPNEDSAAVLIRRRNEEREERILLDQLRDLLEEGGGFVGEIRGIGDGLGSILSCVYFSDYVSYYLAIEKGVDPTPVEKIERLKALLRERGYLA, from the coding sequence ATGGGCATCCCGAAGGGCGATAGGTTCGGCATGGGGAGGGTATTGGAGGAAACCCCTAGATACCTCATGGAAGCGGCAAGGGAGTTGATGGAAATGGGACAGATTCCGGAGCCGAAGAGAATCCCGGGGAACGTCATCTTGGCGGGGCTTGGAGGCTCGGCCATCTGCGGCGACCTTCTGATCAATTGGCTCGGCGAGGGCGCTAGGTCGCCCATTTCCATATCGAGGAACTATTTCCTGCCGAGATACGCGAATGAGGATTCGCTCGTCGTGGCCGTAAGCTATTCCGGCAATACGGCAGAAACGATAAAACAATTCCTAGATGCCAAAAGGGCCGGTTGTCAAGTGGCCGCGATCAGCTCTGGTGGCAAGCTTGAGGAGATTTGCAAAAGTACGGGAAGTCCATTTTTGAGGGTTCGGGCCGGATTCCAGCCCAGGGCCGCATTGCCATTCATGATCCTTTCATTGGCGCACCTCCTCAAGTCCTATGGGGTTGTGGAGTTCTCTTGGCGAGAAGTCGAATCCGCCTCCTCTCTCCTAGAGGCCTTGAGGAGATCCATAGGGATTGAGGCGCCCGATGATCGAAACGAGGCGAAGGGGTTATCCAAAAGGCTGCTGGGCAAGTTCGTCTCCGTCTACTCCGCGGAGAGGATGAGCGGGGTAGCGAGGAGGTTCAAGGATCAATTGAACGAGAACGCTAAAACGCCCTCCAAATTCGAAACGCTCCCAGAAGCCCTCCATAACGATGTTGAAGCACCATGGCCCAATGAGGATTCCGCGGCGGTCCTGATCAGGAGGCGAAATGAGGAAAGAGAAGAAAGAATCCTATTGGATCAATTACGTGACCTCTTGGAAGAGGGAGGAGGATTCGTGGGGGAGATAAGGGGGATAGGAGATGGCCTCGGCTCAATATTATCTTGCGTTTATTTTTCCGACTACGTCTCCTATTACTTGGCCATAGAGAAGGGCGTCGACCCAACGCCTGTGGAGAAAATAGAGAGGCTTAAGGCGCTCCTCAGGGAAAGGGGCTATTTGGCCTGA
- a CDS encoding DUF116 domain-containing protein produces the protein MPYRFNFDLTKVSRPLFREIAKISARRGLHLRLGDIAKSIVEGLRIQELTGLPVADAVELVKDIMDVYLKNLEMRESFLRTSRRALLLPHCARKYMDSRCRASFSMESSSFSCAKCSEDCLINRAMELGRRRGYDVYVLPGGSCIGKVLSKGGYDGVVGVACSEEAKLAMAQLEGLNVKGQAVLLVRNGCAATSFNLRSLEEVL, from the coding sequence TTGCCCTATCGCTTCAACTTCGACCTAACGAAGGTTTCGAGGCCCCTCTTCAGGGAAATCGCCAAGATCTCCGCGAGGAGGGGATTGCACCTGAGGCTTGGGGATATCGCGAAATCCATTGTGGAGGGGCTGAGGATCCAGGAGCTAACGGGCCTCCCGGTGGCCGATGCGGTGGAGCTGGTGAAGGATATTATGGACGTTTACCTGAAGAATCTGGAGATGAGGGAATCCTTCTTGAGAACCTCTAGGAGGGCTCTCCTCCTCCCCCATTGCGCGAGGAAGTACATGGATTCCAGATGCCGTGCCTCCTTCTCAATGGAGAGTTCTTCGTTCTCTTGCGCAAAGTGCTCAGAGGACTGCCTCATAAATAGGGCCATGGAGCTGGGGAGGAGGAGGGGATACGATGTCTACGTCCTCCCCGGCGGCTCGTGCATCGGCAAAGTCCTGTCCAAGGGCGGATACGATGGCGTCGTCGGCGTGGCCTGTAGCGAGGAGGCCAAGTTGGCGATGGCACAGCTTGAGGGGCTTAACGTGAAGGGCCAAGCGGTTCTGCTGGTAAGGAATGGATGCGCTGCCACATCCTTCAACTTGAGGAGCCTTGAGGAGGTGCTTTAA
- a CDS encoding DNA topoisomerase I, translated as MKELIHNGVLVPEYKPVGLSIRVKGERLALTPEQEEMAIAWVKKLGTDYAKDETFRRNFFEDFRKALGIQDEVPPEEFDFSEVLAYVEGERQRKEAMSKEEKKRLAAERKAIREANKAKYGYAIVDGVRVEVANYTVEPSSIFIGRGNHPLRGRWKPGPKQEDITLNLSPSAPRPPGNWREIVWEPDSMWIARWRDKLSGKMKYVWLSDEFIFKQKRDIEKYDIARSLDERIEAVRAHIMENLKSEDPKRRKLATVCYLIDTLKIRVGDEKDKDEADTVGATTLRPEHIKLKPGGVAIFDFLGKDAVRFHKKIKLPKAVEENLREFMTKANSPIFKGIRSEHVSAFLGEVVPGLTAKVFRTYHATKAVEEYLKANEVKPSDPEEVKKFVATMANLQAAIVCNHKRKLPKNWRESLEKKIERLKALRSKGTKRAKEAARKLAMKIKLMKATKDYNLRTSLKSYIDPRVYYEWGRKVGLDWKSYYPKALQRKFSWLDSPPEVFQSPSAELSAEGMVPSSPAQGGMEEKS; from the coding sequence ATGAAGGAACTCATCCACAACGGGGTACTCGTCCCGGAGTATAAGCCCGTCGGCCTATCGATAAGGGTCAAGGGCGAGCGATTAGCCCTTACGCCAGAGCAGGAGGAGATGGCCATAGCATGGGTGAAGAAGCTCGGGACCGATTACGCCAAGGATGAGACGTTCAGGAGGAACTTCTTCGAGGACTTCAGGAAGGCCTTGGGAATCCAAGATGAGGTCCCCCCTGAAGAGTTTGACTTCTCCGAAGTCTTGGCGTATGTTGAAGGCGAGAGGCAGCGCAAGGAGGCCATGAGCAAAGAGGAAAAGAAAAGGCTTGCCGCGGAGAGGAAAGCCATCAGGGAAGCGAACAAGGCCAAATATGGCTACGCCATCGTGGATGGCGTGAGGGTGGAAGTCGCAAATTATACAGTAGAACCCTCCTCAATATTCATCGGGAGGGGAAATCACCCTCTGAGGGGCCGCTGGAAGCCGGGACCAAAGCAGGAGGATATAACCCTTAACCTTTCACCCTCAGCGCCCAGGCCCCCTGGGAATTGGAGGGAAATAGTCTGGGAGCCCGATTCGATGTGGATAGCCCGCTGGAGGGATAAGCTATCGGGCAAGATGAAGTACGTTTGGCTCTCGGATGAATTTATCTTCAAGCAGAAGAGGGACATCGAGAAATACGATATCGCCAGATCCCTCGATGAGCGAATAGAGGCCGTCAGAGCCCACATCATGGAGAACCTCAAATCTGAGGACCCAAAGAGGAGGAAGCTGGCCACCGTTTGCTACCTGATCGATACACTGAAGATAAGAGTTGGAGATGAGAAGGATAAGGATGAGGCCGATACCGTGGGGGCCACGACGCTCAGGCCTGAGCACATAAAATTGAAGCCCGGCGGCGTGGCGATCTTCGATTTCCTCGGGAAGGACGCTGTGAGGTTCCACAAGAAGATCAAGCTCCCAAAGGCCGTAGAGGAGAACCTGAGGGAGTTCATGACCAAGGCGAACTCCCCGATATTCAAAGGCATAAGGTCTGAGCACGTGAGCGCCTTCCTCGGGGAGGTCGTGCCCGGCCTAACGGCTAAGGTCTTTAGGACCTATCATGCCACGAAGGCTGTGGAGGAATACTTGAAAGCGAACGAGGTCAAGCCCTCCGATCCGGAGGAAGTTAAGAAGTTCGTGGCCACTATGGCCAACCTGCAGGCCGCGATAGTTTGCAATCACAAGCGCAAGCTCCCGAAGAATTGGAGGGAGAGCTTGGAGAAGAAGATTGAGAGGCTGAAGGCTCTGAGGTCCAAGGGGACGAAGAGGGCGAAGGAGGCCGCTAGGAAATTAGCCATGAAGATAAAGCTCATGAAGGCGACGAAGGATTATAACCTCCGGACTTCCCTCAAGAGTTACATAGATCCGAGGGTTTACTACGAATGGGGCCGCAAGGTCGGCCTAGATTGGAAGTCCTATTACCCGAAGGCCCTCCAGAGGAAGTTCTCTTGGCTCGATTCACCTCCGGAGGTTTTTCAATCACCATCGGCCGAGCTAAGCGCTGAGGGGATGGTGCCTTCCTCCCCAGCGCAAGGGGGGATGGAGGAAAAATCTTAA
- a CDS encoding cupin domain-containing protein: MRDCGEDPDLKGAPRIWKLSELIDYQEGSIVSRTIIDKKAGTATLFAFDKGQGLSEHAAPFDALVISLEGEAEVLISGKPFRLGQGDAILMPSNEPHALRALDRFKMLLVMIRS; encoded by the coding sequence GTGAGAGATTGTGGGGAGGATCCGGATTTAAAGGGCGCCCCGCGCATCTGGAAGCTCTCCGAACTAATCGATTATCAGGAAGGCTCCATAGTGAGCAGGACCATAATCGACAAAAAGGCTGGGACGGCGACCCTATTCGCATTCGATAAGGGCCAAGGATTGAGCGAGCATGCGGCGCCATTCGACGCCTTGGTCATATCCCTAGAGGGAGAGGCGGAGGTTTTGATATCCGGGAAGCCGTTCCGCTTGGGGCAGGGCGATGCGATCCTCATGCCCTCAAACGAACCCCACGCGCTGAGGGCCTTGGATCGCTTCAAGATGCTATTGGTGATGATCCGATCCTGA
- a CDS encoding phenylacetate--CoA ligase: protein MDKSELERLQLKRLKHMLNYVYERSRFYHERFRQAGLRPSDLRSLKDLEKFPFTTKEDLRKEAYPYGGPFLCVPREKIICYHMSSGSTGIPTVGAYTYKDYETWMNIMARCYVTAGVGEGDIVMNIYGYGLFTGGLGFHGSAHLVGAAVIPWSVGRTKAMIKALKDYRATVITGTPSYEYYVAELIKEMGIDPERDLALRVAIPGAEMWTEVMRKRIEEGLGLKARGGGARDIYGTTEAIGPGAGQECIFEQGFHFWIDNWYLEIIDPKTNEPVGPGEEGEIVITHLTREGLPLIRYRQGDLTVLDDEPCECGRKAFPRCKRIRGRVDDAIHYRGVNIWPSAIQEALLKFPEVKEYQVELDKTRIPNELTIRIEVERAVMEKREKNAHFMKALLDELRGAIFVTPRVELVEEGSLPRFEGKSKRVLIKEAENQAG, encoded by the coding sequence ATGGATAAATCGGAGCTCGAGAGGCTGCAACTGAAGCGATTGAAGCATATGCTGAACTATGTATACGAGAGGAGCAGGTTCTACCATGAGAGGTTCAGGCAAGCGGGCCTCAGGCCAAGCGACCTCAGATCGCTGAAGGATTTGGAGAAATTCCCTTTCACCACGAAGGAGGATCTGAGGAAGGAGGCGTATCCTTACGGGGGCCCATTCCTCTGCGTCCCTAGGGAGAAGATAATCTGCTATCATATGAGCTCCGGGAGCACGGGCATCCCGACGGTTGGGGCCTATACCTATAAGGACTATGAAACTTGGATGAACATAATGGCCCGTTGCTACGTCACGGCTGGAGTCGGCGAGGGCGACATAGTGATGAACATCTACGGTTATGGGCTATTCACGGGTGGCTTGGGCTTCCACGGCAGCGCCCATTTGGTGGGGGCGGCGGTGATACCGTGGAGCGTCGGCAGGACCAAGGCCATGATAAAGGCCCTGAAGGACTATAGGGCTACCGTGATAACAGGGACGCCATCCTACGAGTATTACGTGGCCGAGCTAATAAAGGAGATGGGGATTGACCCGGAGAGGGATCTGGCCCTTAGGGTGGCCATACCGGGCGCCGAGATGTGGACCGAGGTGATGCGGAAGAGGATCGAAGAGGGACTCGGCCTCAAGGCTAGGGGCGGCGGAGCTAGGGACATATATGGGACCACGGAGGCCATAGGCCCAGGGGCCGGGCAGGAGTGCATATTCGAGCAAGGCTTCCACTTCTGGATCGATAATTGGTATTTGGAGATAATCGATCCGAAGACCAACGAGCCCGTGGGCCCCGGCGAGGAGGGGGAGATCGTTATAACTCATTTGACGAGGGAGGGACTGCCCTTGATAAGGTACAGGCAGGGCGACCTTACGGTGCTGGATGACGAGCCTTGCGAATGCGGCAGGAAGGCATTCCCTAGGTGCAAAAGGATCAGGGGTAGGGTCGACGACGCCATACATTATAGGGGGGTGAACATCTGGCCGTCGGCGATACAAGAGGCCCTCCTCAAGTTCCCAGAGGTCAAGGAGTATCAGGTAGAGCTGGATAAGACGAGGATCCCCAACGAGCTGACGATAAGGATAGAGGTCGAGAGGGCGGTTATGGAGAAGAGGGAGAAGAACGCGCACTTCATGAAGGCCCTATTGGACGAGTTGAGAGGGGCCATATTCGTGACCCCAAGGGTGGAGCTTGTTGAGGAAGGGAGCCTGCCTAGGTTCGAGGGGAAGTCCAAGCGCGTCCTGATAAAAGAGGCCGAAAATCAAGCTGGCTGA
- a CDS encoding hydroxymethylglutaryl-CoA synthase: MSKGDVGILGYGVYIPWQRIRTETIVKEREKGRRDLNEVLEKVKHGLLLSMKSIAGMLEDTTTLATEAAENAIKMAGIDPSEINTVVVGTESKPYAVGTVARHVASFVGVGEEAFIGDVEGACNAGMQSLNFVFSQVESGFAKYGLAIGSDVAQARTGDPLEYSAGAGAGAFVVGRGDPIAEIVDMAPYSSLLMDFWRREGAKVPSHFGRTTVEAYIAHVTGAILNLFRRHPEVSISDFDKITFHQPSGYMPLKTCRLMAQGQFGERLRLSPEEIESKVKPWLRVLDTGNTYAASTPIALASILDHSRPGENILAVSYGSGAYSIATWLRVGSGIEKRRGLVPSVEDYVRRMVEIRLETYKDFVREKLKAVKRRIEFPRIVGELEPMGNDFIEVTACDGCRRIYLPPREGCLQYDCKGPLVKIGFPKLAKLRSYEILEFMGRARHNYNIIRRGEAILVDCKPKELKVGMEVEAVIRRLYCQGKEGLIIYGPCYRPAFRSLFGASSKARYTPQSSKPSCDPMSK; the protein is encoded by the coding sequence TTGAGCAAGGGCGACGTGGGGATATTGGGATATGGCGTTTACATACCTTGGCAAAGGATAAGGACTGAAACGATAGTCAAGGAGAGGGAGAAGGGGAGGAGGGACCTGAATGAGGTCCTTGAGAAGGTCAAACATGGCCTATTGCTTAGCATGAAGTCCATAGCTGGAATGTTGGAGGACACTACAACGCTCGCGACCGAGGCCGCCGAGAATGCCATAAAGATGGCCGGGATAGATCCGAGCGAGATCAACACAGTCGTCGTTGGGACCGAGTCCAAGCCCTATGCCGTTGGGACCGTGGCGAGGCACGTCGCCTCCTTCGTCGGAGTTGGGGAAGAGGCTTTCATCGGGGATGTGGAGGGTGCTTGTAATGCCGGGATGCAAAGCCTCAACTTCGTATTCAGCCAAGTCGAGAGCGGATTCGCCAAATACGGCTTGGCGATAGGTTCCGATGTGGCCCAAGCTAGGACGGGAGACCCCCTCGAGTATTCAGCCGGGGCCGGGGCCGGGGCCTTCGTCGTTGGAAGGGGGGATCCGATCGCCGAGATAGTTGATATGGCTCCATACTCAAGCCTGCTTATGGACTTTTGGAGAAGGGAGGGGGCAAAGGTCCCGAGCCATTTCGGGAGGACGACCGTCGAGGCGTATATCGCCCACGTCACGGGGGCGATCCTCAACCTCTTCAGGAGGCATCCGGAGGTCTCGATCTCGGACTTCGATAAGATAACCTTCCATCAACCTTCGGGCTATATGCCGCTTAAGACCTGCAGGCTGATGGCCCAAGGCCAATTCGGGGAGAGGCTTAGGCTATCTCCGGAGGAGATAGAAAGCAAGGTGAAGCCTTGGCTCAGGGTCTTGGATACGGGGAACACTTATGCGGCATCAACCCCCATAGCTTTGGCATCGATCCTCGATCACTCGAGGCCCGGCGAGAATATATTGGCCGTATCCTATGGCTCCGGCGCCTACTCGATAGCTACTTGGCTGAGGGTTGGGTCGGGCATAGAGAAGAGGAGGGGGTTGGTGCCTAGCGTCGAGGATTACGTGCGCCGGATGGTTGAGATCAGGCTCGAAACCTACAAGGACTTTGTGAGGGAGAAATTGAAGGCCGTTAAGAGGAGGATAGAGTTCCCGAGAATTGTGGGAGAGCTGGAGCCGATGGGAAACGATTTCATAGAGGTCACAGCCTGCGATGGTTGTAGGAGGATATATCTGCCGCCTAGGGAGGGGTGCCTCCAATATGATTGCAAAGGGCCCCTCGTCAAGATCGGGTTCCCGAAGTTAGCGAAGCTGAGGTCCTATGAAATCCTTGAGTTCATGGGCAGGGCTCGCCATAACTACAACATCATAAGGAGGGGTGAGGCGATCTTAGTGGATTGCAAGCCCAAGGAGCTCAAGGTCGGCATGGAGGTGGAGGCCGTGATAAGGAGGCTGTATTGTCAAGGAAAGGAGGGGCTCATAATATACGGCCCATGTTATAGGCCGGCCTTCAGGAGCTTGTTCGGGGCCTCAAGTAAGGCGCGATATACGCCGCAATCATCCAAGCCCAGCTGTGATCCCATGTCCAAATAG
- a CDS encoding zinc-ribbon domain-containing protein — protein MSHLNKKDIVVDGNLSKILGVEEGGLVSYSDILRGIHSYIKLHGLKRNLPPQRARYCTSCGARAQAGARFCDACGQELA, from the coding sequence TTGAGCCATTTAAACAAGAAGGATATAGTCGTTGATGGGAACCTCTCCAAGATATTGGGAGTTGAAGAAGGGGGCTTAGTGAGTTATTCCGATATATTGAGGGGGATCCACTCCTACATAAAGCTCCACGGCCTTAAGCGGAACTTACCACCCCAACGAGCAAGATATTGCACTTCCTGCGGCGCTAGGGCCCAAGCAGGCGCGAGGTTTTGTGATGCCTGTGGACAGGAGTTAGCGTAG